In the genome of Populus trichocarpa isolate Nisqually-1 chromosome 10, P.trichocarpa_v4.1, whole genome shotgun sequence, the window aaattgaaaaataaataaataaaaataatattaaaaaaacatattcaattaaaaaaaaacaaaacaattgatCGAGTCAACTCAGGTCAACTTGCTAACCTGCGATCTAAGTTGTAAGATCGGGATAATCTCATAGTTAACCTAACATTTATCTAgtaatttgagaattttttgttACACATATgttagaaatcaaaatttatcatcatttAACATGATTATAAAACCTGAATTGGTCTAGAATCCAATTGATATGAGATTTTTGACAGGTCGAGGtcgagaaaaaaatcaagtcaaggTATTGACATGATAAAAAAACCTAGGTTAATTGGATGTTATATGACACtttcaatattatattcatgttgaaaaatccaaacttaTATGATATTTCTGGGTTAAAAATTAATCTGAGTGTTAAATCCACATTAAATTAGTCCTTGgcgttttttaaatataatttgagtCCCTgagttgtttctttctttcttcttcttcttttttttttgtctgtgaTGCCATATTTATATGAAGGTTCAGGTTCTGTCCTGCTCCTGCCCTTAAAACTCGATCACCCATGACAAACGTATGAGGCCTTTTATAGCACGTCTTGGCTTttacaaaataatgaaaaacaaattcataaatacatTCTCTAAACGAataattgacatttttttttattatcattattaagaATAATCGACACTTATTCCCGGAAAAAATATATGAGgcaatgaatataaaaattataccataaaaaaaagtcttttctTTCAGAACCTTAAATTCCTTTTAGGagctaaattaaacaaatttggtatataaaaaaaaaaacccaaattaccagtctctctctctttgtcaCACACAAATATACACTTAAAACTCAAATCAACAGAAGCTAAAACGTGAACAGGTAGGGGATCTGCAATCCTTGAAGGAAGACAGTGGTGGCGTCTCGATCTGCTTCGGTGGTAGTGGTGGTGACTGCTAGCGTGCGTGTATGGTGTTTGGGATCTGTGGAGCGTGATTTgatagttttgattttcttttttaactaattattttatttttatgtattttgggtaaaaaataaattgaaattttaatttttgaatagaaaaaacttcTGCCCTGTTTTTCGGTTATTATAATAGCTGAAAGCCAGGTAATATTAGAcaatgtattatttttcttaaaaaaaagagagggtggcatacaatgcattatttttatattttttaaaaaagatattttttaaattattttttatatctattttttgaaaataatttttaaatttacatgtaaattaatatcccttctttttttattttatttatctagactcttttaaataataattattttttagttattttgtacgcatttaatattttgagagattattctaatttatctataattttttttttggttttatataaataaaatttattttaaaaaaataaaaaacatttatttttggataatattctTAATACGTGAAACCTTGTATAGtattttgttttgccttttattttatatcaatcaaTTCATAtacatctaattttattattatttgataaaaaaaaattaatttttataagcaAAATAGTTAAACACAACCATGTTAAAAGATATATACATAagtttatgttttcaatttattttatttgatatatacataagtttttttattttacttttaactgtttttatataaagttatgGTAGCTAGTGAAGAGACACTACTGAAACATCTGGACAATGATGATGGAAAAATctgatgatatttaaaaaaatttcatcgatattaaaaataattgataaaattataaacggAATATCATAATCGAAAACTTACTCATTGGGGGTATCTGTTACTTTATCTTTCAACAGTTGTTTTGCATTGGCCAGGTTCATCATTAAGACTTAaaccataattaattaaatatcaaacatGACTGCAACTTTTGCACTGTTCATAACATAAATGATTCCTCCTGCTGCTTCATCCACAAAAAGGAATTCAATTCCTCCTGCTGCTTCTGCAATTTGCAACAAGTTTTGTAAATTAGCTTGGCAAAAGAAAGCATTACAATCGATTTCAGAAACCCAGCAACAAACCTTTTTTCTAGTCTTAGGTCCAGTCTGACCACCAAATTCACCACCCAAATCGGTACGTTGTACTTCCGTTACTAGAGCTCCTACCGCCTGGAGTTATCTTCCAAGTATTCGGGGCTCTCATGGTCTTACTCTAAGAATTCTAATTATGTTACTcgtgttttaatttattgtgagttagatatttttattttatataaaaaatatatatataggtttttttaatgtatttttatagtttaaaaaatcaaaatttaaatcaaaatttttatgcatacatataattaaatggaACGAGAACTATgtgtccaaaaaataataaatcttgaaaaatcaagagacgggtgttgatcaagatatttaatctcgaaaaacaaaacattcacCCTATTgtgtttactaaatttatttattaagataatttttttatttaagcaaacaataatatatagaaatagagacacaaattaaattgattgaataaaataaaaaggagaaaaaacattatgcaaggttgcatatattagaaatagtatatgaaaaaagatttaaaaaataaagttcatccatacaaaatatttaaaaagaattataaatgaCTCAGAAAAACTCTTCACATTTaaatatataactaaaaaataattatcatttaaaagagactctctaaataaaataaaaggaagaataagtactaatttaaatataaattaaaaaagtagattaaaaaaccataaaaagaatcattaatttaaaaaggagcagaaaaaaaaacaaaaacaaagactaGGCGCTGCTGCGCATGACCTATTTGTCAAGGCCCTTGCGCGGGTCTGCCCTGATAGGCCCACATGATTGGgccctaattgttttttttgtttgcaactGAGGCGGATGACATGTCGcccatctcaatttttttttaaaatagacgATATGTCGTCTGATTTTATTAGATTTCGACCAATATGATGACTAGAAAATcagggtttaattttttttatcccaaaacttatttttcaacgtttttttttattctatcactattttcatctaaaattcttgatgaaaatttttgttggtattttcaTCAATAAGCCATGACCTAATAGTTtccgttgttttttttttttatttattaattttctagtaatgATAGCAAACACCACTTCTAACACATTCATCATACGTGTATTATATCAACATTGTAAAAAACTAACCAATAATGAGTTGGTTTAGTGATAAGTGAGCTCTTTATAGAGAGCTCATCCATGAAGTTTAGAGTCTGAATCTTATATACCACAATATGCAATTGGTGATATATCTACGTCTTCACGCATGATTATaactatcataaaaaaagacTTCAAGCTTCGACTCTAACATGTTAAATGATATCAGGCaaaatgaatgataaaaaaaatgatacagGCATGATCCTTGCTCCTCATCAAGATCCATCAACTTCTCTTAATGAATTTTGGAGAAACGAGAAAggtaatagtttttatatatgaaggccttctttttctttgattcttcAGGCGACCGATGGCGTCAACGAATCAGGTGCAGTTCTAGTGACGGATGTTACGAGTGGTGCCGCCGTAGTAGAGGTAGAATGTGCTCTTACAGATGTCGGTGAtcaccatatatttttatatttatcaaaaaataataaatcctagGTTTACGCCATAAATTCCTTCCGTCAACAGGTTTGGATTGAATTTGATGAAATcgcttaatttattaaaaatctattaaGATTAAATGGGttcttcaagtgaaaaacatagCCGATTcaatcaacaaatttaatttataccaGACTTCAgatcttaaattattaaaatcaaccAATAAATGGGGTCAAATTGTATAATTGTATCAAtaagattaacaaaaaaaagtggtTGCAACATACAAACGTACATGCACTCCCTACATAATAAACGACTCTTGTCCACACTCCTTATCTCCCCAGatcatgttttcttctctttgcaTAAATGTCAAGAAGCGTTACAATTCCTCTCCGTGAACCTGCTAGCTAAGCAGGTAAAGCCGCATTAAAAactggttttaaaaaaacagtagTGGTAGACACTCAATGCGATCTTGCACCAGTATGCATCGAGACCTGGCATCCCACATCTTCCCCCATATGCCCCACCTCacattatcaaaatcaaaatcaaacatctATATCTTGATTGAAAATAGTGAATGGCCCAGATTGaatcacaagaaaagaaaaaaaaaaaggcgaaTTGAAgtgatgggtttttttccccttctgtTGGGGGGTCAGACACTCagaaattttaaagaataattttggAAAGCAATGGTGGACGCAGCAGGGCTCAAAGGCCAAGTCTAGGCTCCCAATCATTTCAATAGCTGACCTTTGAACCGACAACTAGACTCTACCCCTCCAATCACTTTGAACAGAAAACCTGCCGGTTATTCTCCTGCACCCAAATCCTCGAAGCAGTCCTCCACGTGTCTCAAATCAGATGGGTCAGACCTTTTGACTTGACGACCACGGTCAAAAGCCCTGGCCAGGAAAAACCAAAAGGGAGCagttaaatcaaaacaaatccaCCCTTTCAAGTTCTATTTCTCTTCATCGCTAGTATTTATTTGAGCTTCATTGCTCACCCTTTTTTACTCCCCCATTTCATATTCTGCTTTgtgtcctttttgttttttttcttttcttttcttccctccTACTTTTCTCACTTGAACCTTTTCTCTCCTACGAaatcaacctttttttcttcttctcctttcttgtGTGCTTTCATGGCCGTTTCACGCTCAAGCTCTTCTAGCTTGGAGCTGACCATGTCCATGCCTGGTTTcgtttcttctccttcttttcctTCATCTGGCAAGCCCCAACCCCTCCCTGATctccttctttccttttgtttttatatgatattctATCTCATAGCTTTGTTCTTGTTGCGTGGCCGGTTTTCTTAATAAGAAATCTtccttctgttttctttttttaatatgatgaaaatacaTGGTTTTgctgatttattaattaaataactgATTCATTTTATGccagaaaatttattttcttgatttatgaaAATGATCATGATGGATAATTAATCGGCGAAGGGGTTTGCGCAGTGAAAGATTTCGACATAAACCAAGTACCATCAGGAGCAGCAGAAGAAGAATGGATCTCTGCAGGCATGGAGGATGAAGAGGAAAGCACTGATGGAGCCCCACCTCGCAAAAAACTCCGTCTCTCTAAAGAACAGTCTCGCCTTCTTGAAGAAAGTTTCAGGCAACATCACTCCTTGAATCCCGTAAGTACTAAAcctcccctcttctctctctctatttatagtaaaacaattatgttttgtgatttatttaagattaatttgtggagtttaactatttttttatgtatgcaGAGACAGAAAGAAGCATTAGCTTTGCAGTTGAAGCTGAGGCCTAGACAAGTTGAGGTGTGGTTTCAAAACCGCAGGGCCAGGTACTGTACCTTACATTTATACTATTTCATGCTTGGGCTTGGCTTGGGTAACACATTAAACTCTCTTTTGATCCCTTCGCTGTATATTTTGTTGGTTGTTaggattaaaattgatgattatAAGGtggatacacacacacacacacacacacatattaaaGTTGACAGAATATAATCTGAATCGGATTCTATATCTACCCGTATAAATCGTACTGATTATCATCACCAGGAAGAATAGATCTTTTGAGTAATGGGTTTTTcttaaaacattatatatatatatatatatatatatatatatatatatatatatatatatatatatatatatatatatctgtgtgtgtgCAGAGTACAATATAACCTCAATACTACGTTGGTTAGCagtataaataattaagatgCTTTAATTCTTTGGCCATTTTCATggctaaaacaaagaaattaggCATCATAAATTATCGAACTTTTCCACCGCATTTAAAACCTGTCTGGGGCGGTTAACGTGTCCCTTTCATGATTATATTATACAGTAAAAGATGTTAGAATGTGATTCTTGAGCTCTTAAAATGACGAATTGTTCATATATATGCCAGTAAAGGGAGGCAGAAGTTGACGCGAAACTGTATATATAGTTATACGTGCTTgttatgaaacttttttttattttttgttgagttatgattttgagACTtgttaagtgatgaaattaaattgtttgtCTTTTGTTGGTTAGTCATGGAGCggatttagttaaaaatatggttacattaaaatttatatttatgctAAAATATCTGGAATTAGATTTCAATCGAATATCCACATACATGGCAAAAATGAATGCAGATAAGCAAGGCCGGGGGTGCAAACAATAATTCTAATAGTAATAGTAGCAATTAAGATAGATAACCCTTACTGCGTATATAGTTGTCAAGTTATGAAGGTAGATGACATCTGAAATATGAAGTTAATTAGCCAAGGTGTTTTAGTTTCTTGCCATAGAACCCTAAAATAttgcatatataattaattaataaacttgatttaatACTACTAGTCTACTACTATATGGTTTGAGAATAAATTAAGACACGTGAGCGACAAGTGGCTCAACAAATTTATGAACATTTAATGATGAGGTTATTTCATGAGCTAACCTTTGTGAACTAATATAATGACGGTCGTCGTTCAAATATATAACAATCTAGTATCAAGATGCATGTGTTCTTTGGCCTCGTGCGCTAGTCTGATCATAACTCTAATAAGTGTTACTTTGACTCACTGTTAATAATCCTTTTCTTGgacctttattattattaatattaatataattatttgcgTTTATTGCAATATTATTGAACGAAATCAAGAGAGAGAC includes:
- the LOC7475531 gene encoding homeobox-leucine zipper protein HOX3, with protein sequence MAVSRSSSSSLELTMSMPGFVSSPSFPSSVKDFDINQVPSGAAEEEWISAGMEDEEESTDGAPPRKKLRLSKEQSRLLEESFRQHHSLNPRQKEALALQLKLRPRQVEVWFQNRRARSKLKQTEMECEYLKRWFGSLTEQNRRLQREVEELRALKVGPPTVISPHSREPLPASTLTMCPRCERVTTTGVDKGSTKTTRTAVANPTIAATLSSENGAPALQSRQSC